The region tttttttattttgatcatACAATAGACAAgcaattttatttgaataattttaacaaAATTTGATTACACTACCGCATTGATCCTTTTAGATCACAAGAACGCAATTCCTGGGGGTTCAAtacaaatgataaaatataagtTTCTCAAAAGCTTGACTTCATTATTTTGTTCAACTATACAGAAACAAATAATTGTTGGTTTTGATTGCTGTTTGATGTTGACagcaaatatttgaaatccatctaaattgaaaaatatttcctgaaaaattcatGATTTACAACAAAGAACTTAAAACATATGTTGTTAAAGAATAATAACAGTTAGATTATCATGAATTTGTagatttaattaattgattacttGTAGCATTCATTAATATCGACAATTCCTTCATAAAAATGTAATCGGGTGTTGCAAACCTTTCGTAATAAATTAGGTTGATTAGAAAATCTTTCCTAAATAGTCGGCTTGTCTTCACATTTTCAACTATGCAACATATCCAtactaataattttttatgtttagcTACCGTCAAAGCATCCCACTAACTTTCCTGTTAGAAGAGTTGGCGTTCAATACCCGGGAAGACTGTTTGCAATTTCTTCTGCCTTTTGGTTTGACATTCACCGATGATACGCAAAATTTTATCGATTGTAAAATCAGTATGTCTGCGTTGCCAAATATATAAGAGCAGAATAGATCTTTGCGAGGAGAGTGAGTTATCGATGGAAGAAGATGGATTGTGCTGTGTTTTGAGTTTCTGAGTTGGAATTAGTAAACAGGACACTTCAGATGAATGAATAACTACGAATTTAGTTGTTGGATCGATTGGGACGCGTACCATTTTCTCGTTTAATTCCTTTTTGAATCTCTGTTAGAGATGTTGATCTTCCTTGAATGAATATTCGTCTTCCGATCGttattttctatgaattttgAGTGGGTAAAATCTAAAGACCCTTTTACAACTTCTGCAGGTACACGTTGTACCTTAATTCCCAGTAAGGACAGTGTTGAAAGTCGTCTATATTATTCGATATGCATATATGACTTTTCGACATTGCTGTtttattatttgtatattttgtaTATAATATTTAAGTATGAATTCAAAAGATATtaaattatacataaatagataaattaagtacaaaaattgtttcaattatcctgaatgaaaaatatacatagCAGACAATCAATACTAAAATAAAATATGTCATGAAAATAGCCGCCAAGTAGGAACTGAAAATCAAGTATAACtccataacatttcaaaaattatcgcaTAGATAAAACAACAATTAGTTGAATCCAATAATAATTACTTTTTGGGTTTGGTCAAGGACAAACATTTTTGAACCCTACTGAAATTAACCTGAAGAAGCTACagtgttggcgaaacaattgttaatATACAATATAATTTCGTTTAACAAATTAATTCTCCTTAGACACGACTTTTAAAATATTTGTACTAAATCCAATACTGTTTTACCTAAGACCTAACCCAAATAATatcaaagttatgaatttttcaaaagtcCCTTCTGATGTTTAAAGTAATCATagctcatttaaattaattataagattATGAACAACAATATGAAATCAGTTTGGTTGCCTCTTCAATAGGTTATGATGAGTTGCAGACACAagttttataaaattcaaaggaAAAGATTCGATTCACTGATGACCAATGTGTGGTCAAACCATTTTGtccgtccgtaaacacgatTACTCTCTCACGAGTCTCGTACCTAATATAGCTTAAGGAACAAAGAATGAAGATTCCCCCATAATATCGCTACTTTCGTACGATGTTGATTACTGCGAAGTATTGCCAAACCACTCTGGAATCTGGATAAATTAAACTCATGCATGCCAAAACATATAGGAATAACTAAAGTCAATAATTCCTACGAGGCCGAGACTTCCTAATCTCGCATTATAAAaagcgataaaaaaatgtgtatgATTTGACGAAATGTATTTTTCTATGATTTCTATTATTGATGGTTTCGAagtaataataacattttttaaataataaatatcactaTTATCATTATAGATAACAATActtcacttttttttcaatacttcacatatttttttcattactaGTGAAACATCTTTCAGAAACAAATGTTTTATTGTAGTAATTGATCAAATTATTGCTACAAATTTattgtgaataataatttttttggataACAGTGGAAAAccccatagacaaactaatctatTAGTTTATCTATGGAAAACCCTTTTATCCATTTTTGTTTTGAGCGATACTCTTTTTGATATTAAATGATCGCAGTCGTTGAAGttctattttttcaacaaatgatGAAATACTGTCATTTCCTTAGTTCTGTTAAATCATCAAACGAAATCACCTTAAATTTCAAGTGGACCGAATGAAGTCAGTTCCAGAAATTTTCGTACGTTAGGTTTTCAGAACTGTCGATGACTGTCATTGTCAATTCTTTTATCGCCTCGCTTCTTCCACGGAACTAGCCATTTTTTGGTTAGTTTTAATGTTAGCTTTGTAGGTGGTATTCAAcacaaatttttgaaatggaaatgaTATCTCCCAAAGCTGCCATCGGTATTGCTGCTGGAGTATGTGGTACATTGTTCTTAGgttattgtatttattttgatCAAAAGAGGCATAGTGACcctgatttcaagaaaaagttACGTGAACGTAAGTAGATCCAACACATTAACATTGAGGAAAAGAAATTGCACTCTTATTTTAGGAAGGCGTTTGAAGAAAGCTGTGTCAAGTGGAGGAAAACGCTCAAATACAGTGTTCCCTGATATGAAAGATCATGAGGCTGTTCAAAAATTCTTCTTACAAGAGATTCAATTAGGAGAAGAGTTGTTGGCTGCTGGTGATCTCGAAAATGGCGTAGATCATTTAGGTAATGCTGTCGCTGTTTGTGGACAGCCTAATGATCTTTTACAAGTTCTACAACAAACATTACAACCACAAGTGTTCCACCTATTAGTACAAAGGTTGCCTGCTGTGGCACCACGATTAATGAAAGCACAAACTAGTTCAATGCAGGAAGATGATGTGGAATGAAGCTGTTAATAATTGAAGTAGTATCATCTAATTATGAAAaccttgttgaaaatattattgatcTGTTCTTTATGAAACAAATTTGTAGTGAATTCATGTTTTTGGTTACTTTAGAAATATAAGTTCCTACGTTTTGATGATGTTCCGTTTTTGCAATTGATATTTCACCAGCAGATCAAACTATGTAGACATATATTTAATGAACATCACCAATGAAATAATTTCTGGAAGTTCacctctcttttttttttggtgaaacttCTAAAATTTatgagaacattttttttgaaatctcataggttttcaccattttttaaaGAAACTCTTTCTTGGTGTgatcattttgaaggaattgttatttttatcttaaaatttgaaatataccaTCTTTGAGGAGGAAATGTTCTTTCATTCTAAAATTTCCTCTGGATAATCAAAATGAGAGTATTTTGAAATGTATTGGgacaataaacaaaaaatttgacatCCTTTATCTTCATCTACAGCTTAAACTGATCAGAAAGTTTTGCATCTTAAAATATGTAATTGCAATATTTATCtgaattctttttttaattactagaataataaaaataactaatttttgcATTAACAAAACTGGAGGAATTAAATTTTCCCTATATGTTTTGAACAGGAagttataacaaaataaaatgaggtAATTTCCATAcatatatttgtggaaattactgTTTTATTGACTCTCAAACTACTAGGAGCACCATTATcgctcataaaaaaattacatttcagCTTGAATTAGGATATTGATTTATTCCTATGCATTCTTTCCCACTGACTTTAGCAACTTTggttaattcaatttttgataaacAGGTATGGGATTTTAATGACTAAACatttattgtttaatttttatttaatactgAAAAAACATATAAAGGGATGTTACAgatttgaaaatgataattcaatgaaacaGAGAGAACTAGGATTGAAAATGAAGCTTTATTAAATATCCAAATACTTATAAATATATCACACCTTGGTAGGTAGGTGCGTGAGTAGACAGTCGTAGCAAAAGAATTTAATCAAACTACTGACGATCGGTGGATCTCAGTTTTTCTTCCACTGCTTCTTGGCTAGCCTCTGATAATTCTGTGGCTTGAATACATTTTTGTACTCCTACTAAAGATTTCTTAAGGGCTTCAAATgagctgaaaataaatacaacatTAAAGTAAGAAtttaattgaaacaaaattcagaaatttccataaataaattGTGTAGTTTCAAGTTTTTCCATATCAAAATTGAAGAGCTATAATATCTcatgaaaaaagaaattaagTATGTAGTGTAAAAAGAACCTACCTAGAGTATAACATCTTCTTCTTGACTTTGGCAGTCTCAGGGCACCAGGAGATCAAAAATAGTTTTTGTTTTTTGGAAGATTCAGAGGTACCTTGGCATTGGTGCATATATTCAAAGTCGAAAAGACCATAGCGACATTCACCCTCCCCACCAGCTTGCAGATGTGTGAGGAAGTCTTCGTAGGAATCGTTCCTTGCACCAATTTTTTCCACATCAATTTGGGTGTCATTTTTGATGTGGAAGATTACATAGCGGTGCTTCTTATCtttctttatttcttcataGGTGATTTTACATGCGTCAGATACCGTTACTCCTGacgcctgaaaaaaaaatacagaggGTTAACTTCAATGAGGAAAATTTAAGGATGACACCTATTTTCTGGGATAGATTAAACAGATACAAAATGAGTTACGAATATAGGAATAGGAGAAAATTAAAGTATggcaaaaattcaataatataatcCATACAATTTCATAACATTGTAATTTTTTTGAGGCTTGAAAGAAAGTAAGAAGTAATCACATCATAAACATTATTTTCCGAAAATTCATTACG is a window of Harmonia axyridis chromosome 2, icHarAxyr1.1, whole genome shotgun sequence DNA encoding:
- the LOC123674108 gene encoding mitochondrial import receptor subunit TOM20 homolog, yielding MEMISPKAAIGIAAGVCGTLFLGYCIYFDQKRHSDPDFKKKLRERRRLKKAVSSGGKRSNTVFPDMKDHEAVQKFFLQEIQLGEELLAAGDLENGVDHLGNAVAVCGQPNDLLQVLQQTLQPQVFHLLVQRLPAVAPRLMKAQTSSMQEDDVE
- the LOC123674111 gene encoding cofilin/actin-depolymerizing factor homolog → MASGVTVSDACKITYEEIKKDKKHRYVIFHIKNDTQIDVEKIGARNDSYEDFLTHLQAGGEGECRYGLFDFEYMHQCQGTSESSKKQKLFLISWCPETAKVKKKMLYSSSFEALKKSLVGVQKCIQATELSEASQEAVEEKLRSTDRQ